Proteins from a genomic interval of Deltaproteobacteria bacterium:
- a CDS encoding MMPL family transporter, translated as MSAFERYVDWVVRHRLFVVLAMLAVTAFWASQLPALRVEIDPDANLPQDHPYIQALKTLERTFGEKNLIVVGLFPKDGNIYTPPFLRKVERLTRRIGEVQGLIRSTYLSLASPLVKAIEGDGESMLVRQVLEAAPTTPAAIAEVRRRIHVNPFYVGTVVSEDDTATAIIANFKLSPELPGYPEVEQRVAQIVAEENDGTFDVYLGGTVALNAGLARITERTVVLFPIALLMIALLHYEAFRTVQGMVLPVLTAVLAVVWSLGLMGFLRVPLDPFNTTTPILILAVAAGHAVQILKRYYEEFERYRDAHVAVRVAVTRVGPVMLTAGAIAALSFFSLIAFRTAVIRNFGLLAGFGILATLLIELTLTPALRALLPAPKYDEIAREARSGRVISWMLGRLATLVAGHPGAIVAASGVTVLLALVGAMRIHVDTTFKRQFPASHPVRVADDILGRTFSGTNTLVFLVEGPRDGALHDPAALAAIANLQRFVERDRDVGKTLSIVDYLSEMHRAITGAPAGRVTIPPSADLVSQYLFLYSMSGGPEDLNSQIDVEHRRAAVRVFLRNDSTEYGEHLLERVRAEVARTFPPDFVVRYSGTIASSAALTEAMVHGKVLNMAQIGVIIILVSGLVLRSAIGGLMVATPLALAVLTNFAVMGFAGIPLDVITSPIAAMAVGIGSDYAVYFLFRFREELATSRTPGLALASTMQSSGKAIVYVSSAIAGGYLVLCASGFVFHIELGVLVALAMVVSSLGAITLLPALALLLHPAFLFERAASTGLHASAEAVN; from the coding sequence GTGAGCGCGTTCGAGCGCTACGTCGACTGGGTCGTCCGCCATCGCCTCTTCGTCGTCCTCGCGATGCTCGCCGTGACGGCTTTCTGGGCGTCGCAGCTCCCCGCGCTGCGCGTCGAGATCGATCCGGACGCGAACCTGCCGCAGGATCACCCGTACATCCAGGCGCTGAAGACGCTGGAGCGAACTTTCGGGGAGAAGAACCTGATCGTGGTGGGGCTGTTTCCGAAGGACGGCAACATCTACACCCCGCCCTTCCTGCGCAAGGTGGAGCGCCTCACTCGCCGGATCGGCGAGGTGCAAGGCCTGATCCGTTCGACGTATCTCAGCCTCGCCTCACCGCTCGTCAAAGCGATCGAGGGCGACGGCGAGTCCATGCTGGTCCGCCAGGTTCTCGAAGCGGCGCCCACCACGCCCGCGGCCATCGCCGAGGTGCGGCGCCGGATCCATGTCAATCCCTTCTACGTCGGCACCGTCGTCTCCGAGGACGACACGGCGACCGCCATCATCGCGAACTTCAAGCTGAGCCCGGAGCTTCCCGGCTACCCCGAGGTCGAGCAACGAGTGGCGCAGATCGTCGCCGAGGAGAACGACGGAACGTTCGATGTGTATCTCGGAGGCACCGTGGCCCTGAACGCGGGGCTCGCGCGCATCACCGAGCGCACCGTCGTGCTCTTCCCGATCGCGCTCCTCATGATCGCCCTGCTCCACTACGAAGCCTTCCGAACCGTGCAAGGGATGGTGCTGCCCGTGCTGACCGCCGTCCTCGCGGTCGTCTGGAGCCTCGGCTTGATGGGCTTTCTGCGCGTTCCCCTGGACCCGTTCAACACGACGACGCCAATTCTCATACTCGCCGTCGCGGCGGGGCATGCCGTGCAGATCCTCAAACGGTACTACGAGGAGTTCGAACGTTACCGCGATGCCCACGTCGCGGTCCGCGTCGCGGTGACCCGCGTCGGCCCGGTCATGCTCACGGCCGGCGCGATCGCCGCCTTGTCGTTCTTCTCGCTGATCGCTTTCCGCACCGCCGTGATCCGCAACTTCGGACTGCTCGCGGGCTTCGGCATCCTCGCGACGCTGCTGATCGAGTTGACCTTGACGCCGGCCCTGCGGGCCTTGCTGCCGGCTCCCAAGTACGACGAGATCGCCCGTGAAGCGCGGAGCGGTCGCGTCATATCCTGGATGCTCGGCCGCCTCGCCACGCTCGTCGCCGGCCATCCCGGCGCCATCGTGGCGGCGTCCGGCGTCACCGTGCTGCTCGCGCTCGTCGGCGCCATGCGGATCCACGTCGACACGACGTTCAAACGCCAGTTCCCCGCCTCGCACCCGGTTCGCGTCGCGGACGACATCCTCGGACGCACGTTCAGCGGCACCAACACCCTCGTGTTCCTGGTCGAGGGACCGAGGGATGGCGCTCTCCACGATCCGGCGGCGCTGGCGGCGATCGCGAACCTGCAACGCTTCGTCGAGCGCGATCGAGACGTCGGCAAGACCCTCTCGATCGTCGACTATCTCAGCGAGATGCACCGCGCGATAACGGGGGCGCCCGCCGGCCGCGTGACGATCCCTCCGTCCGCCGACCTCGTCAGCCAGTACCTGTTCCTCTACTCGATGTCCGGTGGACCGGAGGACTTGAACAGCCAGATCGACGTGGAGCATCGCCGCGCCGCCGTACGCGTCTTCTTGCGCAACGACTCGACCGAGTACGGGGAGCATCTACTCGAACGCGTCCGCGCCGAGGTGGCGCGCACCTTCCCGCCGGACTTCGTGGTGCGCTACTCGGGCACGATCGCTTCCAGCGCGGCCCTCACCGAGGCGATGGTCCACGGCAAGGTGCTCAACATGGCGCAGATCGGCGTGATCATCATCCTGGTATCCGGACTCGTCCTTCGATCGGCGATCGGCGGCCTGATGGTGGCTACGCCGCTCGCCTTGGCCGTGCTGACGAACTTCGCGGTCATGGGATTCGCCGGCATCCCGCTCGACGTCATCACCTCCCCGATTGCCGCCATGGCGGTCGGCATCGGCTCGGACTACGCCGTCTACTTCCTGTTCCGCTTTCGGGAGGAGCTCGCCACCAGCCGCACGCCCGGCTTGGCTCTCGCGAGCACGATGCAATCGTCAGGAAAGGCCATCGTCTACGTGTCGTCCGCCATCGCGGGCGGCTACCTCGTCCTGTGCGCTTCCGGATTCGTCTTCCACATCGAGCTCGGGGTGCTCGTCGCCCTTGCGATGGTCGTTTCGAGCCTCGGCGCAATCACGCTGTTGCCGGCACTCGCGCTCCTCCTGCACCCCGCGTTTCTCTTCGAACGCGCGGCGTCGACCGGGCTGCATGCTTCGGCGGAGGCGGTCAACTGA